In one window of Cellulophaga sp. HaHa_2_95 DNA:
- a CDS encoding alpha/beta hydrolase family protein yields MTTFKTTELSNPEFESNHLRFMTIKTPNLKGRGDICVFVPPFKGLKDVPIITLLHGVYGSAWIWAHKAGVHFTALQMMQEGKIKPMVLAMPSDGLWGDGSAYLPHSGKDFEAWITTDVNQAVTENIACTSKTSPLCIAGLSMGGYGALRLGAKYPEIYKGLSGHSSITNKNQMHLFVEEDENNYNQENLTDEDVFLLLQKNKLRLPPFRFDCGKNDILIEQNRTLHQHLIKEHIQHTYQEFEGKHEWSYWQEHIKDTLLFFDSLLD; encoded by the coding sequence ATGACCACGTTTAAAACCACAGAACTATCGAACCCTGAATTTGAAAGTAACCATCTAAGATTCATGACTATTAAAACGCCAAATTTAAAAGGGCGTGGTGATATCTGTGTTTTTGTACCTCCTTTTAAAGGTCTAAAAGATGTGCCTATAATTACGCTCCTACATGGTGTATATGGCAGCGCTTGGATATGGGCACATAAGGCAGGCGTACATTTCACTGCATTGCAAATGATGCAAGAAGGGAAAATAAAACCTATGGTACTTGCTATGCCCTCTGATGGGCTATGGGGAGACGGCTCTGCTTATTTACCACATTCTGGTAAGGACTTTGAAGCGTGGATTACCACAGATGTTAACCAAGCCGTAACAGAAAATATAGCGTGTACCAGTAAAACATCTCCATTATGTATCGCAGGATTATCAATGGGTGGATATGGTGCGTTGCGCTTGGGAGCTAAATATCCTGAAATTTATAAAGGACTATCTGGCCATTCTTCTATTACGAATAAAAACCAAATGCATTTATTTGTAGAGGAAGATGAAAACAATTACAATCAGGAAAACCTGACCGATGAAGATGTATTTTTATTATTGCAAAAAAATAAATTGCGTTTACCTCCGTTCCGGTTTGATTGTGGTAAAAATGATATTCTAATAGAACAAAACAGAACACTGCATCAACATTTAATAAAGGAGCATATACAGCATACCTATCAAGAGTTTGAAGGAAAACATGAATGGAGCTACTGGCAAGAACACATTAAAGATACCTTGCTTTTTTTCGATAGCTTACTGGATTAA
- a CDS encoding NAD(P)/FAD-dependent oxidoreductase: MTEKSSQTCIIIGASHAGVNFAFALRKEGWQGSILLFDKEATLPYHKPPLSKSYLNAEDHQKIDALYPLESYTTDDITLKLGISIASANAKDQTVTCPNGKEYHYDFLVLATGARPLIPNIEGIASVKNIFPMRSIVDAVAIRTALKKSISKKVVIIGGGYIGLETAASLKKLGATVTVLEREPRVLARVTAPEMSHFFEKLHHDNAVAIHCNKNVTQLAHHNKTNIISCNDGSIYEADIIIVGVGILVNTELAEQLGLELANGIKVDSTCKTSNKAIYAIGDCTNHYSPHYNKNIRLESVQNAVDQAKVAAASICGHEKYYNTIPWFWSDQYDVKLQIVGLTTGYNQLIKRVETAKEKSVSFWYFKDDELLAVDAVNNAKAYILGGRFIQSKQQLNKEKIKDSSITITPTSFL; the protein is encoded by the coding sequence ATGACAGAAAAAAGTTCACAAACGTGTATCATTATTGGTGCCAGTCATGCTGGGGTAAATTTTGCTTTCGCCCTTAGAAAAGAAGGTTGGCAGGGTTCTATATTACTTTTTGATAAGGAGGCCACGCTCCCCTATCACAAACCACCCCTTTCTAAGTCATATTTAAATGCAGAAGACCATCAAAAAATTGATGCCCTATATCCATTAGAAAGCTATACAACAGATGATATCACTTTAAAACTTGGGATAAGTATTGCTTCTGCCAATGCAAAAGATCAAACCGTTACTTGCCCCAACGGAAAAGAATATCATTATGACTTTTTAGTATTAGCTACAGGAGCACGACCTCTAATTCCGAATATTGAAGGAATAGCGTCTGTCAAAAATATATTCCCCATGCGCTCTATTGTAGATGCCGTAGCCATAAGAACCGCATTAAAAAAATCAATCTCTAAAAAAGTTGTGATTATTGGTGGTGGTTATATCGGATTGGAAACTGCCGCATCTTTAAAAAAACTAGGTGCAACTGTCACAGTTTTAGAACGAGAACCTCGAGTGTTAGCACGAGTGACAGCCCCTGAAATGTCGCACTTTTTCGAAAAATTACATCATGATAATGCTGTTGCCATACACTGTAACAAAAACGTAACCCAATTAGCGCATCATAATAAAACTAACATCATTAGCTGTAATGATGGTAGTATTTATGAAGCTGATATCATTATAGTAGGCGTTGGTATTTTGGTGAATACAGAATTAGCGGAACAGCTAGGGTTAGAACTAGCAAATGGAATTAAAGTAGATAGTACCTGCAAGACCAGTAACAAGGCTATTTATGCTATTGGAGATTGCACCAATCACTACAGCCCTCATTACAACAAAAATATCCGATTAGAATCTGTACAAAATGCGGTAGATCAAGCTAAAGTAGCGGCTGCCAGTATTTGTGGCCATGAGAAATACTATAATACAATCCCCTGGTTTTGGTCAGATCAGTATGATGTAAAGTTACAAATAGTGGGACTTACCACAGGCTATAATCAATTGATAAAACGTGTTGAAACCGCCAAAGAAAAAAGCGTCTCTTTTTGGTATTTTAAGGATGATGAATTACTGGCTGTAGATGCTGTGAACAATGCAAAAGCATATATTTTAGGCGGAAGATTTATTCAATCGAAGCAACAACTAAATAAAGAAAAAATTAAAGATTCAAGTATTACTATAACTCCAACTAGCTTTTTATAA
- a CDS encoding alcohol dehydrogenase catalytic domain-containing protein, which translates to MSIQSKSAIAKGDGSFLIDYITVENPQDDEVLVAIKAAGLCHTDHDSLSWGKPIVMGHEGAGIVKAIGAKVTTVKVGDAVILNWATPCGTCFQCKEKNQHICENNSPVVAGGNGYTPGHAHLEGTKWNNTPIIRSFNIGTLSEYTLVKESAVVKNTYDKMPFPAASIISCGVMTGYGSAVNSAKVTKNSSVVVLGTGGVGLNVIQGAKVSKASKIIAIDINENRLEMAKQFGATHTILASKNDKGLLEAAKEVRKMTDGRGADYAFECTAIPALGAAPLAMIRNAGTAVQVSGIEEEVLIDMSLFEWDKIYINPLYGKCNPQTDFPKIIAHYKNGDLLLDEMITRTYVLDNLQLAFDDMLSGKNAKGVIVFD; encoded by the coding sequence ATGTCTATACAATCAAAAAGTGCTATTGCAAAAGGTGACGGATCATTTCTTATTGACTATATTACCGTAGAAAACCCACAAGATGATGAAGTATTGGTGGCCATAAAAGCTGCTGGACTTTGCCATACAGATCATGATTCGCTCTCTTGGGGAAAACCTATTGTTATGGGTCATGAAGGCGCTGGAATTGTAAAAGCAATTGGTGCTAAGGTAACGACCGTTAAGGTAGGTGATGCTGTAATTTTAAACTGGGCCACCCCTTGTGGTACATGTTTTCAATGCAAAGAAAAAAACCAACATATTTGCGAAAATAATTCGCCCGTAGTTGCTGGAGGAAATGGTTACACGCCAGGCCATGCGCATTTAGAAGGCACCAAATGGAATAACACCCCTATTATACGCTCCTTTAATATTGGAACATTATCAGAATATACTTTAGTAAAAGAATCTGCCGTCGTAAAAAATACTTACGATAAAATGCCTTTTCCAGCTGCAAGTATTATTAGTTGTGGAGTAATGACAGGATACGGATCTGCTGTAAATTCTGCTAAAGTAACCAAAAATAGCTCCGTAGTTGTTTTAGGTACAGGAGGGGTAGGATTAAATGTTATTCAAGGAGCAAAAGTTTCTAAAGCATCTAAAATTATAGCAATTGATATAAATGAGAATCGCTTAGAAATGGCGAAACAGTTTGGAGCCACACATACTATTCTTGCTAGTAAAAATGATAAGGGACTTTTAGAAGCTGCGAAAGAAGTAAGAAAAATGACCGATGGTCGTGGTGCAGATTATGCCTTTGAATGTACAGCAATACCAGCGCTGGGTGCTGCTCCTTTAGCTATGATCAGAAATGCAGGAACAGCAGTACAAGTAAGCGGTATAGAAGAAGAAGTTTTAATCGACATGTCGCTCTTTGAATGGGATAAAATTTACATCAATCCGTTATATGGAAAATGCAATCCGCAAACAGATTTCCCTAAGATTATAGCACATTACAAAAATGGCGATCTATTGCTAGATGAAATGATTACCCGTACGTATGTTCTTGATAATTTACAACTTGCTTTTGATGATATGCTTTCGGGTAAAAATGCAAAGGGCGTTATTGTTTTTGATTAA